The following proteins are co-located in the Lentibacillus sp. JNUCC-1 genome:
- a CDS encoding substrate-binding domain-containing protein, with translation MKVIRKWGLLFSLLVAMTLIVSACGGEEGEASGENAGDGDKGAVKIGVLASLTGALESYGEQTKRGFELGLEYATDGTMEVAGKKIEVIYEDTETDPKVARQKALGLLEDEEVDFLMGSSSSGDTLAVTPLAEEYERIMVVEPAVADSITGSEYNDYIFRTARNSTQDAVAAAAAIAGDGVDIATLAPDSSFGRDGVSAFVTAAEDLGANITHEEYADQNATDFTANIQKIIEADPDYLFVVWAGANTPWNQISDMKLQDKGIQITTGAPDIAALATMKQLVGMKGFTVYYHTLPDNEVNDWLVEKHKEKYDGDVPDLFTPGGMSAAIAIVDALTQTDGDTNADTLIETMEGMSFDTPKGTMTFREEDHQALQELYAITLEEQDGVDYPVPVLERVLTPEETAPPIMNQ, from the coding sequence ATGAAGGTGATACGTAAATGGGGGTTGTTGTTCAGCCTGCTCGTTGCAATGACATTGATTGTATCTGCTTGCGGCGGTGAAGAAGGTGAAGCATCCGGTGAGAACGCCGGCGACGGGGACAAGGGTGCAGTAAAAATTGGCGTTCTGGCCTCGCTGACAGGTGCACTGGAATCATATGGTGAACAGACGAAACGCGGTTTTGAGCTGGGTCTCGAGTACGCCACAGACGGCACAATGGAAGTTGCCGGCAAGAAAATTGAAGTGATTTACGAAGATACAGAAACAGATCCCAAAGTCGCTAGGCAAAAAGCACTCGGGCTGTTAGAAGATGAGGAAGTTGACTTTCTTATGGGCTCATCCAGTTCAGGTGACACACTCGCTGTAACGCCGCTCGCCGAAGAGTATGAGCGGATCATGGTGGTTGAGCCAGCTGTGGCTGACAGCATCACAGGTTCTGAGTACAATGATTACATTTTCCGGACAGCCCGGAACTCCACTCAGGATGCGGTTGCGGCAGCGGCGGCAATTGCAGGTGATGGGGTAGATATAGCCACACTGGCACCGGATTCTTCATTTGGCCGTGACGGTGTATCAGCATTTGTCACCGCAGCAGAAGATCTCGGCGCTAATATCACACATGAAGAATACGCTGACCAGAACGCAACAGATTTCACAGCGAATATCCAGAAGATCATTGAAGCAGATCCGGATTATTTGTTCGTTGTTTGGGCAGGAGCCAACACGCCGTGGAATCAGATTTCTGATATGAAACTGCAGGACAAAGGCATTCAGATTACAACCGGTGCCCCTGATATTGCGGCACTGGCAACGATGAAGCAGCTTGTCGGTATGAAAGGCTTTACCGTGTATTATCACACGCTTCCAGACAATGAAGTGAATGACTGGCTTGTCGAGAAACACAAGGAAAAGTACGACGGTGATGTGCCGGACTTGTTTACGCCAGGCGGCATGAGTGCAGCCATTGCCATTGTTGATGCGTTGACACAGACTGATGGCGACACCAATGCTGATACGCTGATTGAAACGATGGAAGGCATGTCGTTTGATACGCCTAAGGGCACGATGACGTTCCGTGAAGAAGACCATCAGGCTTTGCAGGAATTGTATGCGATTACACTTGAAGAACAAGACGGCGTCGACTATCCAGTCCCAGTCCTTGAACGCGTCCTGACACCAGAAGAAACCGCACCACCGATTATGAACCAATAA
- a CDS encoding ABC transporter ATP-binding protein encodes MNNLLELQNVRAHIGQYHILHDVSLDVPNGEVTVLLGRNGAGKTTTLRTIMGLNPTFSGAITYKDQPIHNKQPHIIANKGIGYVPEDQGIFGDLTVGENLRVAMKREDAETAERLDWIMDLFPDLKKFWSRPSGQLSGGQKQMLSIARAYINENDLLLIDEPSKGLAPIIVEKVMESIQQMKERTTILLVEQNFMMASGIGDRFFIIDDGKTVHRGEMDALKEDKQTMHKYLGIS; translated from the coding sequence ATGAACAATTTGCTTGAACTGCAAAACGTCCGGGCGCATATCGGACAGTATCACATATTGCACGACGTGTCGCTTGACGTGCCAAACGGGGAAGTGACGGTGCTGCTCGGCAGAAACGGGGCAGGCAAGACGACGACGCTCAGGACAATTATGGGGCTGAACCCAACTTTTTCAGGCGCCATCACTTATAAAGACCAACCAATCCACAATAAACAGCCACACATCATTGCCAACAAAGGGATTGGCTATGTGCCCGAGGATCAGGGGATTTTTGGAGATTTGACTGTCGGAGAAAACCTGCGTGTCGCCATGAAACGTGAAGACGCGGAGACGGCAGAACGACTAGATTGGATTATGGACCTTTTCCCGGATCTGAAAAAGTTCTGGTCCCGTCCGAGCGGTCAGTTGAGCGGCGGGCAGAAGCAGATGCTGTCAATCGCACGGGCGTACATTAATGAAAATGATCTCTTGCTGATTGACGAGCCGAGCAAAGGCTTGGCTCCAATCATTGTGGAAAAAGTAATGGAATCCATCCAGCAGATGAAAGAACGGACTACGATTTTGCTCGTTGAACAGAATTTTATGATGGCAAGCGGCATTGGTGATCGTTTCTTCATCATTGATGATGGTAAAACAGTTCATCGTGGTGAGATGGATGCTCTGAAAGAAGATAAACAAACGATGCATAAATACTTGGGAATCTCGTAG
- a CDS encoding DUF3231 family protein has product MNSNKPELTSSEIAALWSQYQSDSMSVQIISYALHHAEDEYIRSVLEFALSLSQEHVQLTENLFGAEQIAIPEGFSAQDVNLNAPRLYTDNFFLLYIQNLAKLGLAAYTMAMSNAARLDIVQHFKQCLGTSAELLERATQIKLDKGIFARAPFIPKPKMADYVKEQDYLSGGWFSDKRPLNAIEISNLYFNIERNEVGKALIMGFSQVAQSQEVRKYMAKGRDISEKHVGIFSKIMKNDYLPVPSTWDGQPTDATESPFSDKLMMFHITTMNASGIGQYGAAIGASQRADLVTAYTRLTAEIAKYAKEGADLMIQNNWLEKPPQAADREQIAKNKE; this is encoded by the coding sequence ATGAACTCTAATAAGCCAGAATTAACATCATCGGAAATTGCAGCACTATGGAGTCAATATCAAAGTGATTCAATGAGCGTACAAATCATCAGCTATGCACTGCACCATGCGGAAGACGAATACATACGCTCGGTATTGGAATTTGCTTTGAGTTTATCACAGGAACATGTTCAGCTTACAGAAAACCTGTTTGGTGCTGAACAAATCGCTATACCTGAAGGCTTTTCAGCACAAGATGTCAATTTAAATGCACCTCGGCTTTACACAGACAACTTCTTTCTCTTGTATATCCAGAACTTAGCTAAGCTGGGGTTGGCCGCTTATACGATGGCTATGTCAAATGCGGCACGCTTGGATATTGTTCAGCATTTTAAACAGTGCCTAGGCACCTCTGCTGAGTTATTGGAACGGGCAACTCAAATCAAATTGGACAAAGGTATTTTTGCAAGAGCGCCCTTTATTCCAAAACCGAAAATGGCTGACTATGTTAAGGAACAGGATTACCTAAGCGGCGGGTGGTTCAGTGATAAACGTCCGCTGAATGCGATTGAAATCTCAAACTTATATTTTAATATTGAAAGAAATGAAGTAGGGAAAGCTTTAATTATGGGATTCAGCCAAGTGGCGCAATCACAAGAGGTACGAAAGTATATGGCAAAAGGCCGGGATATTTCTGAAAAGCATGTGGGGATCTTTAGCAAAATCATGAAAAATGATTATTTGCCAGTTCCTTCAACATGGGACGGACAACCCACCGATGCAACGGAATCCCCATTTTCCGATAAGCTCATGATGTTTCACATTACGACGATGAACGCCTCAGGCATTGGACAGTACGGAGCAGCGATAGGAGCAAGTCAAAGGGCGGATCTTGTGACCGCATATACCCGTCTCACAGCGGAAATTGCCAAGTACGCCAAAGAAGGTGCAGATCTGATGATTCAAAATAACTGGTTGGAAAAGCCTCCACAAGCGGCAGATCGGGAGCAAATCGCAAAGAATAAAGAATAG
- a CDS encoding YjcZ family sporulation protein, producing MGYEAEKGCGFGGGFALVVVLFILLIIIGASYGGYGY from the coding sequence ATGGGATATGAAGCAGAAAAAGGATGCGGCTTCGGCGGCGGATTTGCCCTAGTCGTTGTACTGTTTATTTTGCTGATCATCATCGGCGCATCTTATGGCGGCTACGGGTATTAA
- a CDS encoding stage VI sporulation protein F has translation MDNLEKKTGVKMNDAMKLAKSLQNADFKDEKTVRRVIRQVSALARKPVSREKEEMMVNAILNNKVPKDLSSIEKMMGKK, from the coding sequence ATGGATAACCTTGAGAAAAAAACAGGTGTGAAAATGAATGATGCGATGAAGCTTGCAAAATCCCTGCAGAACGCAGATTTTAAAGATGAAAAAACGGTTAGAAGGGTGATCAGACAAGTATCAGCACTTGCAAGAAAACCAGTGTCCAGAGAAAAAGAAGAAATGATGGTAAATGCCATACTAAACAATAAAGTCCCAAAAGACCTTTCTTCTATAGAAAAGATGATGGGTAAGAAATAG
- a CDS encoding ABC transporter ATP-binding protein — MSAVLETKGLTIKFGGHTAVDRVSIALEEKKLTSIIGPNGAGKTTLFNLISGELAPTRGQIYYKGRDITKMSATNRARLGIGRSFQITNVFPNLTVLENVRLAVQSNAKVRYQIFAHFRHYKQFHEKAHHLLESVFLADKADALAVNLAHGEQRKLEIAMLLALDTDVLLLDEPTAGMAVEEVPVIMDVIKEIHAREDRTIVLIEHKMDMIMDLSDEVLVLFHGELLAHGSPEEIVKNETVQSAYLGGAYDEQFA, encoded by the coding sequence ATGTCGGCTGTGTTGGAGACGAAGGGTTTGACGATTAAGTTTGGGGGGCATACGGCGGTGGATCGGGTGTCTATTGCTTTAGAGGAGAAGAAGCTGACGTCGATTATTGGTCCAAATGGTGCTGGAAAAACAACGCTGTTTAACCTGATCAGTGGGGAACTGGCCCCGACACGCGGTCAGATTTATTACAAAGGCCGTGACATTACCAAAATGTCCGCTACAAACAGAGCCCGGCTTGGAATTGGGCGGTCATTCCAAATTACGAATGTTTTCCCGAACCTGACCGTACTGGAAAATGTCCGGCTTGCTGTACAATCCAATGCCAAGGTCCGTTACCAGATCTTTGCCCATTTCCGCCATTATAAACAATTTCATGAAAAAGCCCATCATCTGCTTGAAAGTGTATTCCTGGCAGACAAAGCAGACGCACTGGCCGTGAATCTTGCGCATGGTGAGCAGCGGAAACTCGAAATTGCGATGCTGCTTGCACTTGATACAGATGTGTTGCTTTTGGATGAGCCAACAGCAGGAATGGCGGTTGAAGAAGTCCCGGTCATCATGGACGTCATTAAAGAAATCCATGCCCGGGAAGACCGGACGATTGTGCTGATTGAACATAAAATGGATATGATTATGGACTTGTCCGATGAAGTGCTTGTGCTGTTTCACGGGGAGCTGCTTGCACACGGTTCACCGGAAGAGATTGTTAAGAATGAAACGGTACAATCGGCTTATTTGGGAGGGGCTTACGATGAACAATTTGCTTGA
- a CDS encoding alpha/beta fold hydrolase, whose translation MVQEAYDTHNYAFLRQLWDMLIYTGQKPDEERYQKYLEDMTTQRNLAECYHALNVFNISSHPNGLVPGEDKVRQIDIPVMITRGDQDLVVTKDMTDELREDYGDRATYHEFTGSGHSPLIDDREELIHVLDEFLKQ comes from the coding sequence ATGGTCCAGGAAGCGTACGATACCCACAATTATGCGTTTCTAAGACAGCTGTGGGATATGTTGATTTACACTGGTCAGAAGCCTGACGAGGAGCGCTATCAAAAGTATCTGGAAGACATGACCACCCAGCGGAACCTGGCAGAATGCTACCATGCGCTGAACGTGTTTAATATAAGCAGTCATCCTAACGGGCTTGTACCCGGTGAGGATAAGGTGCGGCAGATCGACATCCCCGTCATGATTACCCGGGGCGATCAAGATCTGGTCGTGACTAAAGACATGACCGACGAACTGCGCGAAGACTACGGCGATCGCGCTACGTATCACGAATTTACCGGCAGCGGCCATTCTCCGCTGATCGATGATCGGGAAGAGCTCATTCACGTCCTGGACGAATTTCTAAAACAGTAA
- the fabG gene encoding 3-oxoacyl-ACP reductase FabG, translating into MVKRLENKVAIITGAANGIGLQAAETFALEGAKVVIADYDVKSGEASAEKLNAKGLTCMFVQVDVADRNSVDQMVEHTTSTYGQVDILVNNAGITRDAMFRKMTPEQFQQVLEVNLTGVFNCTQAVLPAMLDQGKGKIISTSSVSGVYGNVGQTNYAATKAGIVGMTKTWAKELGHKGINVNAVVPGFTATNMVETVPQKVIDQIVSQVPMQRLGDPQDIANAYLFLASEESNYINGHALHVDGGIMM; encoded by the coding sequence ATGGTGAAAAGACTGGAAAACAAAGTAGCGATTATAACGGGTGCAGCAAACGGGATCGGTCTGCAGGCGGCAGAAACGTTTGCCCTGGAAGGCGCCAAAGTTGTCATCGCCGATTACGACGTCAAAAGTGGTGAGGCGAGTGCCGAGAAACTCAACGCCAAAGGCTTAACCTGCATGTTCGTCCAAGTCGATGTTGCAGATCGAAACAGTGTGGACCAAATGGTTGAACACACAACATCCACATATGGCCAAGTCGATATTCTCGTCAACAACGCAGGCATTACCCGTGACGCCATGTTCCGCAAAATGACCCCAGAACAATTTCAACAGGTGCTGGAGGTCAATTTAACAGGTGTGTTCAACTGCACCCAGGCTGTTCTGCCAGCCATGCTAGACCAAGGAAAAGGCAAAATCATCAGCACATCCTCTGTCTCAGGTGTATATGGTAACGTCGGCCAGACCAATTACGCCGCCACCAAAGCGGGGATCGTTGGCATGACGAAAACCTGGGCCAAAGAACTCGGACATAAAGGGATCAACGTCAACGCGGTTGTCCCAGGTTTCACCGCCACAAATATGGTAGAAACCGTCCCTCAGAAAGTGATCGATCAGATCGTGTCACAGGTGCCGATGCAGCGTCTCGGGGATCCGCAAGATATCGCAAACGCCTATCTTTTCCTGGCATCGGAAGAATCGAATTACATTAACGGTCACGCTCTTCATGTCGATGGCGGCATTATGATGTAA
- a CDS encoding branched-chain amino acid ABC transporter permease produces the protein MNIRNVDKSTWIYLLIAGLLCVVPFFVTGRSMQFLLIQIFVFAIFAMSYDLLLGYTGIISFGHVMFFGIGAYSTAIVLDRFEATLGAVLLSVVIALVIAGVVSLIVGVLTLRLKSHFYAMLTLALAGLFLVAAEKWTPLTGGNDGFTFRLPPFLRDSLTMYFISLAALVLLFFGLRRLTYSPFGRVLMAIRENEKRTASLGFNVVYYKVMASVVSGLVASIAGVLYILSLRFVDTSVFATEVTIDVLLMTIIGGVGTLIGPIIGAGLVEFAHHWLSGLSDVHWIFERWIILYGTIYILVVIFFPLGIVGTIRAKFFNRPVKGITQKQTEEKPESA, from the coding sequence ATGAACATACGCAATGTGGATAAAAGCACCTGGATCTATTTGTTGATCGCCGGCTTACTATGTGTGGTGCCCTTTTTCGTGACTGGCCGGAGCATGCAGTTTCTGCTGATTCAGATTTTCGTATTTGCCATTTTCGCCATGAGCTATGATCTGCTGCTCGGTTACACAGGCATTATTTCGTTTGGACATGTGATGTTTTTTGGAATCGGAGCCTATTCAACGGCGATTGTGCTGGACCGGTTTGAGGCAACCCTCGGCGCAGTGTTGTTGTCAGTTGTCATTGCGCTCGTGATTGCCGGCGTGGTGAGTTTGATTGTCGGGGTGCTCACACTGCGCCTGAAAAGTCACTTTTATGCCATGCTCACCCTTGCGCTGGCTGGATTATTTTTAGTTGCTGCAGAAAAATGGACACCTCTGACAGGGGGAAACGATGGTTTCACATTTCGTCTGCCGCCCTTTTTGCGGGATTCGCTGACAATGTACTTTATCAGTCTGGCTGCATTGGTGCTCTTATTCTTCGGGCTCAGACGGCTGACGTACTCCCCGTTTGGACGGGTGCTCATGGCGATCCGGGAAAATGAAAAACGAACCGCGTCACTCGGTTTTAACGTGGTGTATTACAAAGTCATGGCAAGCGTCGTCTCAGGACTTGTTGCAAGCATCGCTGGTGTGCTGTATATTCTGTCACTCAGATTTGTGGACACAAGTGTGTTTGCCACTGAAGTAACGATTGATGTGCTGCTCATGACGATTATCGGTGGTGTCGGCACACTGATTGGGCCGATCATTGGGGCAGGACTTGTGGAATTTGCCCATCACTGGCTGTCAGGCTTGTCCGATGTACACTGGATTTTCGAGCGGTGGATTATTTTATACGGTACGATTTATATCCTTGTCGTCATCTTCTTCCCGCTTGGCATTGTCGGGACGATTCGCGCTAAATTTTTCAATCGACCAGTCAAAGGCATCACACAAAAACAAACCGAAGAGAAACCAGAAAGTGCGTGA
- a CDS encoding class I adenylate-forming enzyme family protein, giving the protein MQANINWFESRVALTPNDTAVIDSQTKEEWTYTDLNARAEKLSAHLTNKGVQKGDRVALLAPNHISYFDFALAAMKLGCIFVPVNNRLAKDELLYILNDCDPKVIAVETTLEHMVQLDTLKTRLMILDGNGYVDHVSDSDILSPVTITEEDPLAMIYTGGTTGRPKGVVLSHRSILWNALNTIITWDLSRNDTTLTTLPMFHTGGLNVFSLPLLLIGGKVVIAPDFHPEKAVRDLIAYQCTTALFVPTMYHMMVQTDMFQQAEFPDLKVLVSGGAPCPQKIYDAFREKGIAFKEGYGLTEAGPNNFYIDPRDTDAKPGSVGKPMLFNDIRIVTETGYEAQPEEIGELLIRGHHSFEYYWNNPEETDATLVDGWVHTGDLARQDADGYVYIVGRKKDMIITGGENVYPLEIEHWLEAHDAVDEAAVVGVPDEKWGEKVVGFVVLKAALETDELAAYCKAKLTSYKVPKDFCLLDTLPKTHVGKIDKKALRNGYQGRMTSLKQ; this is encoded by the coding sequence ATGCAGGCAAATATAAATTGGTTTGAAAGCCGGGTGGCACTGACCCCAAACGATACAGCTGTTATAGATTCTCAAACAAAAGAAGAATGGACTTACACCGATCTGAATGCACGTGCTGAGAAACTGAGCGCTCATTTGACAAACAAAGGTGTGCAAAAAGGCGATCGAGTTGCGCTTCTGGCACCGAACCACATCAGTTATTTTGATTTCGCCCTGGCAGCCATGAAGCTCGGTTGTATTTTCGTCCCGGTGAACAATCGATTGGCCAAGGACGAGCTGCTCTACATTCTCAACGACTGTGATCCGAAAGTGATTGCAGTAGAGACAACGCTCGAGCATATGGTACAGCTGGATACGTTAAAAACCCGGCTGATGATTTTAGACGGCAATGGATATGTCGACCATGTTTCAGACAGCGACATCCTTAGCCCGGTAACGATTACAGAGGAAGACCCTCTCGCCATGATCTACACAGGCGGCACAACAGGCAGGCCTAAGGGTGTCGTCCTCTCACACAGATCCATTTTGTGGAATGCGCTCAATACCATCATCACATGGGATCTCAGCCGGAATGACACAACCTTGACGACCCTCCCCATGTTCCATACCGGAGGACTCAATGTATTTTCGCTGCCCCTGCTATTGATTGGCGGAAAAGTTGTCATTGCACCAGACTTTCACCCGGAAAAAGCCGTCCGAGATCTCATCGCATACCAGTGTACCACCGCGTTATTTGTACCGACCATGTACCATATGATGGTGCAGACAGACATGTTCCAGCAAGCGGAATTTCCTGATTTAAAAGTACTCGTTTCCGGCGGCGCACCTTGTCCGCAAAAAATTTACGATGCTTTCCGTGAAAAAGGCATTGCATTCAAAGAGGGCTACGGTCTGACAGAAGCCGGTCCAAACAACTTTTACATCGACCCGCGCGACACGGACGCCAAGCCTGGATCAGTCGGCAAACCCATGCTGTTCAACGACATCCGGATTGTTACCGAAACAGGTTATGAAGCACAGCCTGAAGAAATCGGCGAGCTGTTGATTCGCGGACATCATTCATTTGAATATTACTGGAACAACCCTGAGGAAACAGACGCGACACTCGTGGACGGCTGGGTGCATACAGGAGATCTGGCGCGGCAGGATGCAGATGGCTATGTGTATATCGTCGGAAGAAAAAAGGATATGATCATTACCGGTGGGGAAAACGTTTATCCGCTCGAAATCGAACACTGGTTAGAAGCACATGATGCTGTGGATGAAGCAGCTGTCGTTGGTGTTCCAGATGAGAAATGGGGCGAGAAAGTTGTAGGGTTTGTTGTGCTTAAAGCAGCACTTGAGACAGACGAACTCGCCGCGTACTGCAAGGCAAAACTCACCTCCTATAAAGTACCGAAAGATTTTTGTCTCCTTGATACCCTGCCCAAAACCCACGTTGGAAAAATTGACAAAAAAGCATTACGGAACGGTTATCAAGGTCGTATGACTTCTCTAAAACAGTGA
- a CDS encoding alpha/beta fold hydrolase, protein MGNVKLKKVELSNGETLAYRERDGGDDVVLLIHGNMTSSVHWDVVFEHMPENYKLYAVDLRGFGESSYHKQITSIKDFSDDVKQFVDVVGLKQFALVGWSLGGAVSQQFCADYPGYCDRLFLLASASSRVMRITGQAQMACQMCMIVWQHWMRCFTMTSGIWSRKRTIPTIMRF, encoded by the coding sequence ATGGGAAATGTAAAGCTGAAAAAGGTAGAATTGTCGAATGGCGAAACACTTGCTTACCGCGAACGTGATGGTGGAGACGACGTGGTCTTGCTGATCCATGGCAATATGACGTCTTCTGTGCACTGGGATGTTGTGTTCGAACACATGCCTGAGAATTACAAGCTATACGCTGTGGATCTGCGGGGATTTGGCGAATCCAGCTATCATAAGCAAATTACGTCGATCAAAGATTTCTCAGATGACGTGAAGCAGTTTGTCGATGTCGTTGGTTTAAAGCAGTTCGCACTTGTTGGCTGGTCCCTTGGCGGAGCGGTGAGTCAGCAGTTCTGTGCAGATTATCCGGGGTATTGTGACCGGCTGTTCTTGCTGGCCTCGGCGTCCTCACGGGTTATGCGTATTACCGGACAGGCGCAGATGGCATGCCAGATGTGCATGATCGTGTGGCAACACTGGATGAGATGTTTCACGATGACAAGCGGAATATGGTCCAGGAAGCGTACGATACCCACAATTATGCGTTTCTAA
- a CDS encoding branched-chain amino acid ABC transporter permease has translation MDLFVTLGINGLATGMLIFLLASGLTLIFGLMDVLNFAHGGLFIWGAYSGVWFYHLTDSFTVAIVTAIATGLVLGLIMEKVIVKPVYGNHIQQILITLGFMLVLQEVIKVVFGPHQIAVSPPAFLDGSFVVGDVVFIKYRLFIILLGLFVFIATSYLFSKTRIGLVVRAGVIDKEMVQSLGINIKLVFTAVFMLGSALAALSGVLHAPYSGVLYAEMGLEFSILAFIVVIIGGMGSFRGSLFAALLVGLTQAFMAYYVPALSLATNMLLMTAVLIFRPQGLFTAKA, from the coding sequence ATGGACTTATTTGTAACCTTGGGAATCAATGGTCTGGCGACAGGCATGCTCATATTCCTCCTTGCTTCCGGATTGACACTGATCTTTGGGCTGATGGATGTGCTGAACTTCGCCCATGGCGGGCTGTTCATATGGGGCGCATACAGTGGCGTCTGGTTTTATCACTTAACCGACAGTTTCACAGTTGCGATCGTGACGGCGATTGCAACCGGACTTGTCCTCGGGTTAATCATGGAAAAGGTGATCGTCAAACCGGTATACGGCAATCACATCCAGCAGATTCTGATCACGCTTGGATTTATGCTTGTTCTCCAAGAAGTGATCAAAGTCGTCTTCGGACCACATCAAATTGCAGTTTCGCCGCCAGCTTTCCTGGACGGGAGTTTTGTGGTCGGGGATGTGGTGTTTATTAAATACCGATTATTTATTATTCTACTGGGACTGTTTGTGTTTATCGCCACTTCCTACCTGTTCAGTAAAACACGGATTGGACTCGTTGTCCGGGCTGGGGTCATCGATAAGGAAATGGTCCAGTCACTCGGCATCAATATTAAGCTGGTGTTTACCGCTGTGTTTATGCTTGGATCCGCTCTGGCAGCATTAAGTGGTGTGCTGCACGCGCCGTATTCCGGTGTGTTATATGCAGAAATGGGGCTGGAATTCTCCATTCTTGCTTTTATCGTCGTCATCATCGGCGGTATGGGGAGTTTCCGCGGATCGCTGTTTGCGGCACTGCTCGTTGGCTTGACACAGGCATTTATGGCCTATTATGTTCCGGCTTTGTCTCTGGCCACAAACATGCTGTTAATGACGGCGGTTCTTATTTTCAGACCACAGGGCCTGTTCACAGCCAAGGCGTGA
- a CDS encoding 3-oxoacyl-ACP synthase, with the protein MDTIGIVSTGIYLPEKRMTSAELSQATGIPQDIVEQKMGIMEKPLPGEGDHTVEMGVRATRTALAKGGVDPADIDLVIYIGEEHKEYPLWTAGIKLQYDIGAVNAWAFDTALRCGTTIMALKLAKDMMTADPDIKTVLLAGGYRNVDFIHYDNPRTRFMYNLGAGGGAIIVQKNHGKNILLGTHMMTDGSFSEDVVVTTGGTKNPVTAETLAAGQYQLDVLDPEGMKQRLADKSMANFIFAIEKALEKSGYTAADIAYVAMLHMKRSAHHYVLDTLGVPHHKSIYLEDYGHIGQIDQILSLELAEAEGKLHDGDIVVLVSAGIGYAWGANVIRWGETD; encoded by the coding sequence ATGGACACCATTGGAATAGTAAGTACGGGGATATACCTGCCTGAAAAACGGATGACGTCTGCAGAATTGTCCCAGGCGACGGGTATTCCCCAGGACATTGTCGAACAAAAAATGGGCATCATGGAAAAACCGCTTCCCGGGGAAGGCGACCACACAGTAGAGATGGGCGTGCGGGCAACTCGGACGGCCCTGGCAAAAGGGGGAGTGGATCCAGCCGACATTGATCTTGTCATTTATATCGGGGAAGAACATAAGGAATATCCGTTATGGACAGCAGGCATTAAATTGCAGTATGACATTGGCGCCGTTAATGCCTGGGCATTTGATACCGCCCTCCGCTGCGGCACAACGATTATGGCGCTTAAACTGGCCAAAGATATGATGACCGCAGATCCCGATATTAAGACCGTGCTGCTTGCCGGCGGATACCGGAATGTGGATTTCATCCATTACGACAACCCGCGAACCCGGTTTATGTATAACCTTGGAGCCGGGGGTGGTGCGATCATTGTTCAGAAAAATCATGGAAAAAACATTCTGTTAGGCACCCATATGATGACAGACGGGTCTTTTTCCGAAGATGTTGTCGTGACCACCGGGGGAACAAAAAACCCTGTTACGGCAGAAACTCTGGCCGCGGGGCAGTATCAGCTTGATGTTCTCGATCCTGAGGGCATGAAACAGCGTCTTGCGGATAAATCGATGGCCAACTTCATCTTTGCCATTGAAAAAGCCTTGGAAAAAAGCGGTTATACCGCGGCAGACATTGCCTATGTCGCAATGCTGCATATGAAACGATCTGCCCATCATTATGTGCTCGACACGCTGGGGGTACCGCATCACAAATCTATTTATCTGGAAGACTACGGACATATCGGCCAAATTGACCAGATTTTATCATTGGAGTTGGCAGAAGCAGAAGGAAAGCTGCATGATGGAGATATTGTTGTGCTCGTTTCAGCAGGCATTGGCTATGCATGGGGTGCAAATGTGATCAGATGGGGAGAAACTGACTGA